The Quercus lobata isolate SW786 chromosome 4, ValleyOak3.0 Primary Assembly, whole genome shotgun sequence genome segment ACATTTTTAGATATTGTAATGATTGATATGAACCATGAAATTGATCCAATTTCAATGGTTCTGAATTTTGATGGTTCTTTTAACTtataatgattttctttttctttttttgctcaTACAGGATGTAGATGTAAATTTGATCATTACAGATTACTGTATGCCGGGAATGACAGGCTATGATCTCCTTAGAAAGATCAAGGTAAGCCTTTTAGCATTTTATTAATTGCTTAATTTTcccatataataattatataaagaGTATGTGTTgctcataacttttttttttatggaattttgAGTTTATGTTACAAGTATTGGCCGGAAATAGACCAAATTGATTGTCTTAACATATAtctggattaaaaaaaaaagaaggtcttgtcttaaaaaaatttactttactCTTCTCTAGTACTCTCACAATAATAACcttttattgattaaatttataacaaatataaatgctttaaaaaaaattcaatgtaaAAAGGGCAATTtgcaattttgaaattttgaaatattgagGTGGGAgagcattcttttttttcttttagggtAAGGCAATAATTTGGGGAACAGAGGgaatataatcatataaattagtttaaatttagaTTGACCAACTTTTTTCCCAAAATTGGCATAAATTAGAGGACATTATGTGTAGTACACACACTTTGGTGTGTTGTATTGGATTTGAGATTCGATTTGAAAATTTCCAAACCAAATATGCATTCCCCAATGACTTTGCAGACCTTTAAttgaatttcatattgtagCTGTGGGGCTGGCTTATTCTCCACCTACAGATATGGAATTtatggaattttattttatttcttccttttctgaGAATTTAGTGCATCAAATATGGCCTATATATTATGGTTGATCAATTCAAATTTGATGTCATAGTCATCACTTTTGGCATAGTTTAAGAAAATTTCTTGGAAGCAAACTAAAATctttttgtgattttatttgatttgcaGGAATCTAAATCTCTTAAAGATATACCAGTAGTGATCATGTCCTCTGAGAACATCCCATCAAGGATTAACAGGTAAAGGGAATAACatacatttttgttttaatttagttactaaaaaatgcatttagttttaaattttttaaaaaaataagaattgtTCGATTCAGTTTTTAATCTAACATGGTCTAATTGGTTTGATCAGATGCTTGGAAGAAGGAGCAGAAGAGTTCTTTTTGAAACCAGTTCAATTATCTGATGTGAATAAGCTCAAACCCCATTTGTTGAAGGGAAGAGACAAGGAATCAGAGCCCAGCATCAACAAGAGAAAGGGCATGGAAGAATGCTATTCACATgacaaaacaagaacaaaatatGATGGCTTGGAAGTGGTCTAAACTCTAACCAGCACTTTGATGATATATGGAGCTTTAGAGAGTAGGAAATTTGTGGGGAAATTCCCCTATCTTTTACTCATTTTCGTAATTAATTTTAAGCTTTTGAAACTCACAGGCTTGATAGAAATATTGATTCATTAGAGAGAAGAAAGACTACATTTTCCATCTTTAGGATCCATCCCCCCATGTTGTGCTTTGGGGTCTATTGTAAATTAACACAAATAGTTCAATTTTGTTGACTGATTTTACAGAATATTAAACTCTTTTCTATATCTTTGATGCATTTTGTTACCAGTCAAATATGTACAGACAGTAAGGATAAGGAAATTCCATCTGGTTAAAAGGCCAGAACTTTAAAAAATGGATTCTGAAAGTTGGTCCAATTTCTTGATCAGGAAAGTATGTGTTCAAATCAAGAGAGAATGAAAGAAGAAATGACGGGGATGGATATAAGTTATGATTTATGAACTTGTTGCAGTTTAATTGTATTAAGAAATCTATATATTGAATGTATCTGGCAATTATGTAGTTTTGGTCAATCCTCCCACATGTAAGAATTTGGTTCAAATCTTCCTCCCccacttgctaaaaaaaatggtaataaaaTTTCCAAGAAGCAATATCTGGTAAAGGTCAATCCTGATTTGTGGAATATTttgccaacaaaaaaaaggtagagTAAGTATGAGATACTACCGCGCACCTTCAGTGCGGTGGTCGCTCTACAAgaataagtgtttgtggggtgtggagggcaagggccggggttcaagtctctaggagaaAGTTTTACACaaatatatacttagattaggataGAGTAGAGTTTCTATCttgtatgaaaaaataaaataaaataaaagtatgaGATATTTGGCACATGGACATGAAGTAATAGTAAAGTCTTCGTTGATAAGTATAAGATATTTGGCACATGAACATGAAGTAATGGTAAGTCTTCGTTTGTGGAATTTTTGGCATGAGGCAACAAGTGGTGGTGACTTGGGAGGCAAAACTCGAGATTGTCGGTGGTGATGAGTTGTGCAGATGCTTGTTAGAAATTGACATGGTGGGGTTGTGAGGTTCACAATTGGCGCAAATTGGTGACAATATGGTGGTTTTGAGTGGATCCAATCAAGTTTATGCCAATCAAATTGTGTTTGTGGGTGGATCTGGTTAGGTTTGCCTAAATTAGGTTGTGTGTGTGGATTTAATTATGTTTGCACCAATCTCATGGGATGTGAGACTTGGTGGATCGGATTGTGAGATATaaattacttatttattatttttttttatgtcgcACCAAACAcgtaaaattgtttttggagcATTTTCAATAATGTAACTTaataacgaaaaaaaaaaaaaaaaagcatttgtACAACAaacttctattttctttatGCATGTAAGACTtggataaagagagagagagagagagtcttaaTGGCAGAGTGGAGCTTCTCATGatgaaccataaaaaaaaaaaaaaaaaaaaaaaaaaaaaaacgtaattgCTTCTTAAAGCACATGATCAAAATGGAGGAAAAAAGGacaattgaaagagaaaaacattggCATGTGGATTAAGTTGGGGTCTTTTATCCAAAGAAGACGGCAGGCCGTGACCAAATGCCcattgactttttctttttcttttttttggagaatcaaatgccTATTGAGTATTGACTTGGAAACAATATGTTAATAATTATGTGGAACACGGTGGAGAACCAACACATCCCAAACCCATATTCTATTCTTGTACTATTAagcctctttttttctttttttttaatgtatggaGAATTTGATTCAGTTCACTGTATCAATCAAGCTGGCCAATACTCACCTagctaaaatataatttttaagaaaagaaaaccttaatGGCAATGGCAGAAATAATTCGGAAGCCCCATAAACGGTGGAGAACTTGGAGATATTAGCCGCGAGGCGTGCTGTGATATTTGCTTCGGAAATTGGTCTTCAACAGTCACACTTTGAAGGTGATTCGGAGACTGGGATCAAGGCTTTACCGATGGGTGATAtgttttcttcatcttttggtTATTTAGTTAGAGATACTTTAATTCATGTGAGCTCCCTAAggaatttctctctctcatactaTTAGGTAAGGAAATGTCTTAGCCCAGAGAGCAagactttatttttctttattagtttGAATGGAGTTTGTTCCACCAGATATGGATGCTTTTGTTTTTACTGACTTTCCTGTTTCTTAAATAAAATGCTAATTAATGCACATCATCGCAATGGAAAAAGGATTAAGAAATGACATTTAGAAGAATTAAACATTGCCCCCATGTGGATTAATTTGACATTTTACAGAATACCCACCAAACGACGGCAATTCTTGTTAACAAGGATCCTAAGAATATGggttaaagattataaatattcaattaGAAGCTGTGTtacatactttttaaaaattaaaatatacatGTTAATGATTCATTGGTTTACAcgtacaaattcattgtctttttagatatattttgcACAATTTGACTTTTGAGGgtattccttaaaaaaatctattagtaTTAATAATAAGTAATTACATGAAGTTAATTTGATACCTACTGTCTTCAAACCATGTGTAATGGGGAACATGGTTTGGAGAACCAACACAACCCCACGTCCTCATCCATAGAATCAGATTTCATCATAACTTTCATGTAAACCATATCAAATGAGTGAAAGACCTACCATATTATTGACAAAACAACTACTACTAATAAAAGAAATACCTACCAAATAAAGGGCAATTATTTCCCTGCTAGCAAGATGGCAGATTACCTACGTGTAATGCTCTCATTGGATTATaattatatcaaaatatattggATTGAAATTGAATGTAGGGTTTCTTTCGGGGGGAAAAAATTAGGTGACTTCTCTTGGTGGCTTTGCCTATAAAGAATAGGTGACTTCACTTATTCATGGTTTGAAAATCTTGacaaaattttgtgaaaattttattaaattcctGTTAAGGATTGCCTGAAAGCTatgatatattaattttatttttccttactTTTATAAAAGATAATTCAAATAAGGTAGAGTCAGTCAACTAGTGAACcattgataaatatttttttttccttggaaaaaatgtgtattgtatttttttttttggaggtttggggggggggggggtttatgTGTGTGGTCACATGTTTGTTGGAGGGCTGAACTTgttaaacctttaaaaaaaattaaaaaagaaaaagaagaagaagcaaactTGAAGTTAAATATTGGACCAAAAGAAGATTGATGGCTACTGGTGCACttgtattcttaaaaaacaaagacaaaaccCAATATCCAAAGGGGAGAAAATGAACACTAAAGGAAGTTTAATAGTTTAATTTCTAtctaacaataaaataattagtaaaataatatagatAACTAGGTAAGTATGCAGCAAAACCTTTCCCATATTAAAATGAAAGTAGAACAATAAGTGTCTGACAATAAATTAGATCGAACAATGGACATTTAACAGTGAGATAAAAGTGAAATAAAACAGTTCCAATATTTAGTACAGTTGTGAGTCCAATATTAAAATATCAGTTGGACATTAATCATCATCTACTTTCCCATAGGGTAAAAGCAATGTTGATTCATCATTGTTGGGTTGGTATGTAAAGTCTCAAATGATTTTTATGAGTTGGGTTGCTTTTAGCCCAAATGCTATGCTTTGCCCCATTAAAACTTGGACTTTCAAGAAATATAGATAGATTTTATGCCTTTGTAGTAGTAGCTTTTAAACACAATATTTTACCCATTTGAGACTTGGACCTTCAAGAAATATGGGTGGGCCGcatatttttattggtcaaaag includes the following:
- the LOC115983613 gene encoding two-component response regulator ORR10-like yields the protein MGMAAEAQYHVLAVDDSLLDRKLIERLLKTSSYHVTAVDSGSKALEFLGLLEDDDALAPSVSLNDHHQDVDVNLIITDYCMPGMTGYDLLRKIKESKSLKDIPVVIMSSENIPSRINRCLEEGAEEFFLKPVQLSDVNKLKPHLLKGRDKESEPSINKRKGMEECYSHDKTRTKYDGLEVV